The following proteins are co-located in the Nonlabens ponticola genome:
- the lptC gene encoding LPS export ABC transporter periplasmic protein LptC: MITAIAVICFYACTDNLKEIEKMQVVSNEPIGEIENMLLKHTDSGYIKVTLAGPRMLDFTNDAFPYMEFPDGVYVKVYEQPLDSTVFTTITSDYGILYQAVELVDMRGNVTIVSSDGTVFNGDQLYWDQKAEWIFTNEEFTINFDTTGKSTGDILDSNEALTDALVRNSNDTFYVNKTDE, encoded by the coding sequence ATGATCACGGCAATTGCCGTGATCTGTTTTTATGCATGTACTGATAATCTCAAGGAGATAGAAAAAATGCAGGTAGTCTCAAATGAACCTATCGGCGAGATCGAGAACATGCTTTTAAAACATACAGACAGCGGTTATATCAAGGTTACATTAGCAGGCCCACGCATGTTGGACTTTACCAACGATGCCTTTCCCTATATGGAATTTCCAGATGGCGTGTACGTCAAAGTATATGAACAGCCGCTAGACAGCACTGTGTTTACTACCATTACATCAGATTACGGCATCTTGTATCAAGCTGTAGAGCTGGTAGATATGCGAGGCAATGTGACAATAGTATCTAGCGATGGAACCGTTTTTAATGGTGACCAGCTTTATTGGGATCAAAAAGCCGAATGGATTTTTACCAATGAAGAATTTACCATCAACTTTGACACAACGGGAAAAAGCACTGGTGATATCCTTGATTCAAATGAAGCCTTGACTGATGCGCTGGTACGCAATTCAAACGACACCTTTTACGTAAACAAAACTGATGAGTAA
- a CDS encoding peptidylprolyl isomerase has product MAVLGKIRSQGLFLIIIIALALFAFIIGDLIRQGSFSSGNENVIGYVGDTELSRQEFSNSVEATMNQRQGISTVQAANIVWNQKVRDAVLAEQIDAAGIEVTDEQVRNYLKAAYSRAPQFQDENGQFSETKFAQFVNQVSQSNPAGWQQDLDNAASQVRQAQFFALLKSGVIGTNADGALAYRMENDKRDFQFVNIPYSSIPDSTVEVTKSEIKSYIKDHESQFKAEAERDITYVLFEDKASNEDVAALNDEMVALLNGKQNQYNEQTKETEDAPGLKTTDNSKAFVNANSDLPYNDRYVLVSNLNAAQARLAQTETGEVYGPYKDGEYSKITKVLEKRTISDSVKNRHILVPYSGATRAGSDMNRTKNEAKKLADSILGTIGQSKDKYDTRFAYYEENVDDILAQDIGWTVYSGNAANFAPGYTKFLYANNEGTVGVTESDFGYHVIRIDETSAPVEALKLATVAKKSIPSKATNKQNYTNTQKFQQAAEDGDFDELAKEYNVTPRPVLNLKELDENLPGIGRNRAIVQWAFKDGREVGDVERFETTQGYVVAKVNKISKAGVMTPEEASAKVTPILRNKKKADIIINKIKATDLNSVATNNNVTVQTANGISRQSPVIAGVGQEPRVVGTAFGLKEGATSKAIAGEKGVFMIKVTGVENAPELENYTNDARIVAQRTANQSTSALVEALKKATDIEDKRAVFY; this is encoded by the coding sequence ATGGCCGTTTTAGGTAAAATTAGATCTCAAGGCTTGTTCCTGATCATCATCATTGCACTGGCATTATTTGCCTTTATTATAGGCGATTTGATACGTCAAGGAAGTTTTTCTAGCGGTAACGAGAACGTGATAGGATATGTAGGTGATACAGAGTTGAGCCGTCAGGAATTTAGCAACAGTGTCGAGGCGACTATGAATCAGCGTCAAGGTATATCTACCGTACAGGCAGCAAATATTGTGTGGAATCAAAAAGTACGCGATGCCGTTCTTGCAGAGCAGATTGACGCAGCTGGCATTGAGGTGACTGATGAGCAAGTGCGTAATTACTTAAAAGCCGCTTATTCTAGAGCACCACAATTTCAAGATGAGAACGGTCAATTTTCTGAAACCAAATTTGCACAGTTTGTAAATCAGGTATCTCAATCCAATCCAGCAGGATGGCAACAAGATCTTGACAATGCAGCAAGCCAGGTGCGCCAGGCTCAATTTTTTGCCCTTCTTAAATCAGGCGTGATAGGAACAAATGCTGATGGCGCGCTAGCCTATCGCATGGAGAATGATAAGCGTGATTTTCAATTTGTAAACATACCTTACAGCAGCATTCCAGATTCAACTGTTGAAGTAACTAAATCTGAAATCAAAAGCTACATCAAGGATCACGAGTCTCAATTTAAAGCTGAAGCCGAAAGAGACATCACTTATGTATTGTTTGAGGACAAAGCATCCAATGAGGATGTTGCGGCTCTCAATGACGAGATGGTTGCATTGCTTAACGGCAAGCAAAACCAATACAACGAGCAAACTAAGGAAACTGAAGATGCTCCAGGCTTGAAAACCACAGATAATTCTAAAGCGTTTGTAAATGCAAACTCTGACTTGCCATACAATGATCGTTATGTTCTAGTTTCTAATCTTAATGCTGCACAAGCAAGACTCGCACAAACTGAAACTGGCGAAGTTTACGGTCCTTACAAAGACGGTGAATATTCTAAAATTACTAAGGTTCTAGAAAAAAGAACCATTAGTGACAGCGTGAAGAACCGTCACATCTTAGTGCCTTATTCTGGCGCAACTCGTGCAGGATCTGATATGAATCGTACTAAGAACGAGGCAAAAAAACTCGCAGATAGCATTCTAGGAACTATAGGTCAAAGCAAGGATAAGTATGACACGAGATTTGCTTACTATGAGGAAAATGTGGACGACATCCTAGCTCAAGATATAGGCTGGACTGTGTATTCTGGTAATGCGGCAAATTTTGCACCAGGCTACACAAAATTCCTCTATGCAAATAATGAAGGAACTGTAGGCGTGACTGAAAGTGATTTTGGTTATCACGTGATACGTATCGATGAGACATCTGCTCCTGTAGAAGCCTTGAAACTAGCTACTGTTGCAAAGAAATCTATTCCATCTAAAGCTACCAACAAACAGAATTACACCAATACCCAAAAATTCCAACAAGCAGCAGAAGATGGTGACTTTGACGAGTTAGCCAAAGAATACAATGTGACGCCACGTCCTGTTTTAAACTTGAAAGAACTAGACGAAAACCTACCAGGAATAGGCCGCAATCGTGCTATTGTGCAATGGGCATTTAAAGATGGTCGTGAAGTAGGTGATGTAGAACGTTTTGAAACTACGCAAGGTTATGTCGTTGCCAAGGTGAATAAAATAAGCAAGGCTGGTGTTATGACTCCAGAAGAAGCTAGCGCCAAGGTCACACCTATCTTGAGAAACAAGAAAAAAGCAGACATCATCATCAACAAGATCAAAGCTACTGACTTGAACAGTGTTGCGACTAATAATAATGTGACTGTCCAAACTGCTAATGGTATAAGCCGTCAATCACCAGTCATTGCTGGTGTAGGTCAAGAGCCACGAGTGGTGGGAACTGCTTTTGGTTTAAAAGAAGGCGCTACCTCAAAAGCTATTGCTGGTGAGAAAG
- a CDS encoding hemolysin family protein, which yields MLLQILLIITMLVLSAFFSGMEIAYVSSNKIHIELEKRQQDFIGKVLRNLTAQPSKFIITMLIGNSIALVVYGFVMGDLLTAQLQSFYPSLLEGSFQLLLLQTLISTVVILLTAEFLPKVFFQIYANELLKFFAIPAYLFYLAFWFISWFCIKISDFFLKTFFKTDGDEIQLSFSKLELGNYITEQMESAQEQEDVDTEIQIFQNALDFGGLKAREVMVPRTEMIAVHSDTEIKELSKKFVATGLSKILIHDDTIDDITGYVHSFDLFKSPENIAGIRRNIVNVPETMLVKDVLNLLIKRHKSVAIVLDEYGGTSGLITVEDIVEELFGEIEDEHDSDQLIDSQISDDEYKLSARIEVDYLNERYKLELPESEQYETLGGLIVHVTENIPDEGEEVIIDQFQFTILEKSHNKIDLVKLVIVREE from the coding sequence ATGCTGTTACAAATTCTTCTTATCATCACCATGCTGGTGCTCAGTGCCTTTTTCTCAGGTATGGAGATCGCTTATGTGAGTTCTAACAAGATTCATATAGAGCTCGAGAAAAGACAGCAGGATTTTATAGGCAAAGTGTTGCGCAATCTTACTGCACAACCATCTAAGTTTATCATTACCATGCTCATAGGGAACAGCATCGCGCTGGTCGTCTACGGGTTTGTCATGGGTGATTTGCTCACGGCACAGCTACAATCATTCTATCCATCGTTGTTAGAAGGTAGTTTTCAATTGCTATTGCTTCAAACCTTGATTTCTACCGTGGTAATTCTACTCACTGCGGAGTTTTTACCTAAAGTCTTTTTCCAGATCTATGCTAATGAGTTACTCAAGTTCTTTGCGATCCCAGCCTATCTATTCTACCTAGCCTTCTGGTTTATTTCATGGTTTTGCATCAAGATATCAGACTTTTTTCTCAAGACCTTCTTCAAGACAGATGGTGATGAGATACAACTGTCGTTCTCTAAACTGGAGTTAGGAAACTACATCACAGAGCAAATGGAAAGCGCCCAAGAGCAGGAAGATGTCGATACTGAGATACAGATTTTCCAGAATGCTCTGGATTTTGGTGGGCTCAAGGCTCGTGAGGTTATGGTACCACGTACTGAGATGATTGCCGTACACAGCGATACCGAAATCAAGGAACTAAGTAAAAAGTTTGTCGCCACCGGATTGAGCAAGATCTTAATCCATGATGATACCATTGACGACATCACTGGCTATGTTCATAGTTTTGACCTATTTAAATCACCTGAAAACATTGCTGGCATACGCCGTAATATTGTAAACGTTCCAGAAACCATGCTGGTCAAGGACGTTTTAAATCTACTCATCAAACGCCACAAGAGTGTTGCCATCGTGCTGGATGAATATGGTGGTACATCCGGATTAATCACCGTTGAAGATATTGTAGAAGAGCTATTTGGCGAGATCGAGGATGAGCATGACAGCGATCAATTGATCGATTCACAAATAAGTGATGACGAGTACAAGTTGAGCGCAAGAATCGAGGTCGACTATTTGAATGAACGTTACAAACTAGAATTACCAGAAAGTGAACAATACGAGACACTAGGCGGTTTGATTGTCCACGTGACAGAAAATATTCCTGATGAAGGTGAAGAAGTCATCATCGACCAGTTTCAATTTACGATCCTAGAAAAATCCCATAATAAGATCGACCTGGTTAAACTTGTTATAGTGCGTGAAGAATAA